ACTGAGCTCTGTGACCCAGGAGATAACGCTGAGTAGATAACCCCTCAGGGAGTGCTGCAGTAAGGTAAGGCTTTCATTGCATGAGAAGAGAATGACAGAACCACGAATGGCATCTTAAGGGAGggacagacatttttggtgccCTACAGCATCCTCCCTatgcccccagccccagctgctgTGAGTATTGGCAAAGAAGGGCTGACAACTGCTCCTATTCTCCAGAGAATTCTCCTTTCCCAAAAGGGCTGTCTCACTTGGGAGTTTATTCCAGCCTGCTTTAAATGAGTGATTGAAAAAGGAGTACAGAAGGCAGCCCCCTTGCCTCAAGTAAGGACAACTCTATAATGTGGGTTATGTTGCAAATCACTCACCCCCTGAAGCCAAGGCTTGACTTTGCCTGTCATCACACTCTTGCTAggctctttccccttccttctcttgATTCATTCCCTCTCTTGAGGCTTTTCCAGAAGAGCACTTCTTCAGTAAACCATATGCAAATCAAGGAAGACAATCATAACTTTTCTGGAGCTGCTGTTGGTTACAGAATATATAGATGGGTGGGCCATATGACCCCCAGAGGTAATATTGCTGTGCTTTGGAGTaagcatgcagaaaatataaCTGGGTTTAAATGTATTCAGGGCCTTCTTTCCCTAAACATGAAGGTTATACAGGTTATACAGTATTTGAGAAAGGCCTCATCTATCTCTAAATTTTCTCTTACTATCTGCAGCAGTGACACATCTAGACTTGTCAGGCACTTAgggagaaacaccctgggagaacaagcaaggatgcacaggagctgagagaaaagttaagagagaaagccattttttggagaaagccattttgaaaccagaacccaggagcaaaggaccagcagacaccagccatgtgccttcccagctgacaaatgtgttccagatgccattggccttacttcagtgatggtatcctcctgttgatgccttagtttgggcatttttatggccttagaacagtaaatttgtaacccttcataaaagctaatccatttcttgtgttttccataatggctgctttagcaaactggaacagtgcccTTCCTATGTATAAAGCCCTGATTCTTGACCAACACTGGAAAATATCTCTAAGGTAAAATCTACAGAATTTAGCACTTTGTGGAACTCTattgctccccccccccccccagtttatTTTGCTATAACAGATCTCCAATGCCTTCAGGCAGATGATTTCTAAGTATGGTCTTGGTTTTTGGTTGTTCTTGGTAAGAGAGCTGACAGACTATTGTTGCTGCATTTTACTAAGACTCATACACTGATTggtattattttattcaaaattattagCTTACCTTACCcagaaattttaataatttttccttctctttacttTTTGGTTTGCATCTTTTGTTTCATGTTCttactaattattttaaatgttaaacaaattaatccaaaatttccttaggaaaaaaaggcaagctatgaataaaatcttaataaaatgtatttttccccaCACAGAAAGAGCGAATTAGTAACTATTCAAGGGATCCTTCCTTTTCACAGATATGTCCAACTATTAACTGTACAGGATAGTGTTCTTGAGTATCCCCACTAATTATAGCTCCCTGAAAAACTGCATTTATGCTCTGAGCTAACTTGTAGCTGCCAGATTAAAATCAGACATAACTTTCACAAAACTCCAGCGAGAACAAAGTTAAATTCTAGcattatattttatatctgtTCAAGAGGAGGTGGTGTTGCCAGAAAAGCAGGCAAAATCGTTTAGGCGACAGTGAGAGGGTAAGTCTACCTAGTGGTGGAACACAAATTAGTTGATTTTCTCAGGGACTCACTACTCTTACCTCATTTTAAGCTCAAAATCTGGTTTTCCCAAATCAAACCACCCCTAAATTTGTACTTAGCAAAAAAGAGTTTTCAGGAacaagggctttcagacccaacTCATTCCCCAGAGAATATCTCCTAATCACAATTTCCCAAATATGACTGATTTTCATGAGCTGAGTGGAGTTCAGAAAGACCTTAATGAAACTAAAGTGTCACAAGTCAGAATGCAAACTGCATGGTTGACCACACTGCACCCTTCTCATCTTAAGGCCCACAGTAGTTGGGCTGGGTTCCAGAAGACAAGGTTAGGATATGGAAACAGGGTTCTTCAGATCTTTACTTCTCTGCCAGAATTTGAATATAGTCATTTCTTCCCAAgcaaaaattataggaaaaaatcaGGGATGGAGAAGACACTTCTCCTACCATGTCCTCTCCTCCGCCCTGCAGGTTACTTGAAGTAACAGAAGATTTTACTTGAATTGTATTGCTCCAGAGGAAAGAACTAGTACCTGTCAGTAAAACTTACCAAGAAACAGTAAGTTTACTGTATAAAAGGATTTATCAGCAATTGCAGTCATTTGTCAGCAAATATCACTTCAAGAATGCATGTGCCAAGTACTATAATAAAGGATTTCATTTCAAACTCAGAAAAGGTAAGTGTCAGGAAAGTATtaaatttcatctaagttttagTGAGCTTACATGCCCCAAGATTCAGGAACAATAAAGTCAAAAGTAGTGATACCTTCTCTTTTGAGATCAGGATCAGAAAGGGCAAAGGCAATCTGACAGCATGACCTCCATTTGCTGGATGAGATGACAAATCTTATTTCCCTCTTCAAAGGACCTGTTGTTCTATGGGTTGCAGCTCTGGGAGTCCACCTCCTTCCCCagagagggcagggcaggggctcaGGAAAATAAATCCCAGGAGTCTAAGCATTCAGTAGCCAAACAGACCCTggggaattattttcttataaaaataaccTCACAATTTAATCCTCTTAAGCAGTCTTCAAAGATAGCATTTGCACCAGGTTCTACATCAAGGCCCAGCAATCATGTCTACCCTTAATTTCTGAAACCCCAGGTTAGACTCTAGTGACTGTGGGAGAATGGAATAGAGACAATTGAGGTGAAATTGAAGATACCTGCTCTTCTTGGTCTGCTCTTCCTCCATGTAGATGTTGCAAGAAGGTAAATAGAAAACTGAAGCAAGCTATCTGCCCCATATAACAGATTCTAGCATAAATGTTGAACTCCTGGACAACACTGACTCTAAGAGACAAGCTATAGTTTCATGTGATGGAGGTTTATAAGAATAATCAAGAGATCCAGATTGCTACCTAGACTTTCTTGTGCCTTAAGAATTTTCCCTGGCAATCTTAGGACAAAGTTTAGCAGCGGAATATCTTTCCCTACAGTAAGAatattctttgaaagaaaaaagtgaagaaagaagatAAGCCTGACTTTGGAAGCAAATGTGCAGGGTGGGGTCACCACGACCCACACAAATCTCTATATTACATCTTCTCCTCCTCTTGGTGCTGTGCTTTATGCCTACTTTTCTTTCTCACACATTTCcgtgtttccttttttccctctctttcctcctctttcccccttttgCCCTCACTGATTTGACAAATTCCCAGTTACAGGACAAAACTATGTGTGTGGTCTTACCCCAATGTCTAATCTTACTAGTGATTTTAAGAGTTGCTGTTCTCTTGAGGCTTGGGAATGATCACTGTTTGAGAGCTGCATTGGGTAGGATGAATTCAGGACTGATTAGTCATTTTCACCATTGGGGAAGAATAGGAGTCTGGAGGGCCTGTTTGTGCCAGCATATATAGGTGGTTGGTGAGTTATTGGTGAGTCCTAACTGGAAATTTGTTTGAAACAAGGTAGTGTATAGATCAGTATGTGGATTACACATTAGCCAATTAAAGTATCAGCAAATATTATTAGGAAGTCACTGTCCTTAAACCAGTCAGTATAGACATCAGCATACCAGCCAGTTAATAATATGAACTAAATGATTAGACATTCAGTGTGTTAAAATCTGTCCTTGTTTCCAGGAGGACTGATGAGTTAATATGGCATCTAGCAAGGTAGGCAATGTTAGTACTGTACTGTGAGTCAATCCTTGTTTCTATCAGGAGTTAATCAGAGCCACTAGGCCTGTGAGCCTGGCAATAGAACAAGGAAAGCAAAAATGATCTGTCAAATTTTGTGCTGAAGCGTGGGTGATGCAGCTGAAGGAAGATGGCAAGTTGAGTGATAAGATTGTAAGAAATACAAGAAAAGTGTGATGTATATGAGAAGGAAGAAGTAGGAAAATAATAGGATGGAAATGATACCCAGGTGACCCCTCGATGCATAAACTAACAGAGCTGCCCACCAAAGACCAGCCTAGATTAGTTAGCCCACTCAgatgagtgaaaaataaatgtttaatggtATAAGCCATTGAAGTTCTGTAGAGCCTTGTCTTGTGGAAATTTTATGGCAATATTGGCATGATAACTAACCTATATAAACTCTCTATTAGTTTATATTTAGTAAAATATGGACAGTAATCCCTACTGTGTTACTTTTCTATTGCTGCGTAACACATTACCACAAACTATGCAGCTTAAAATAACACCCATTTATATTATATCACAATCTGTACATCAGCAATCTGGTATGCTTGACTGGATTCTCTTCTTAGGTTGTCACAAGGTAAAATTGAGGTGTTGCCTGGGTTGGGCACTTGTCTGGAGGCTCTGGAGGAGAATCTGCTCCCTAAGTCATTGAGGTTGCTGACAGAATCCAGTTCTTTGTGGCTAAAGGCCTGGGGTCCCTGTTTTCTGGCTGGCTGCCAGCCAGGAGCTGCTCTCTGCTCCTAGACATTGCCTGTTTTCCTTCTCATGTGGTCCTACATCTTCAAACCAACCATAGCCCATTGAGTCCTCCTAACGTTTCAACTATAGCTTCTTTTGCCACTAGGCTGTGTAAACACTCTGGTTGTAAGGACTTGTGTGATTGGAttaggcccacctggataatatCCATTTTGATTAATTCAGAGTCAACTGATTAATAACCTTAATTACATCAGTGTAATCATAAGCATGACATTCACAGTAACAGGGATTAGGGTGGAAATCTTATGGAGGGGGgattttagaattctgcctaccattcTCATTAAAAAGTGGGTTGCAAGAGGAAAGAATTTCTTTTCTAACATGTGTGTTATTTTTACTGCATgtctaaaatgtttatttttaacaagtCCTTTGATGGAGTGAGATACCCAAATGGGCTATGGAAAGGAGCTGGAGTAAAAAGTGAGTTTCAAGTTGTGAGAGTtgttaggaaaaacaaaagatggATGATTGAGCTTGAAGAGAAAtgctaatttaaaataaagatggaaaaagacacatttattgctcactaatatttattttgcatttactaTGATCTTGGCATTCTACATTTattgtcacttttatttttcatgaaaggCTGTTAATGAGAATAAAATGTTTAGCATTCATCTGCCCCATTAGACTATAGATATAACATTTCAGGGACACTATCTGTTTTTTTTACCACTATATTCATTGTATTTAGCACAAAACCATGAGATTTTAAGAAGCAAGAAATGTATATTTACTGAGTAAGAGACAAATATAGGGCTCCTTGAGTAGCTGGGTTCCAGGGGATTCATAATGCACTTATCCATACAAAACATTATAATGTAGGTTTCAATTTAATTACAGATAGTAAGAGAGTATAATCCAAAGATagcttctatttttctcttttactcacAAGATTATGAGGTCTGCATCCTTAATGCTCAGTCCAATTCTTCATTTAAGTAGGAGTTCAATACTGACTTACTAAATCAATGAAAAAATGATATGAATTATGGATCCAAAATGAAAGAACTGActcttttcattcattaaaagataaatacatgTAGAGAGGAGAAGAAACTAGAGGGctagagctggaggaaaatgcaagagaaatcaaAACCAATGTAAAACAAGGACAAAGGATCTTAACTTTTAGCTGAGTTTGAGTCAGACGTTTGGGGAAGCATTAGCAGAGCATTCTGACTGCAGCaatgaagaattagaaaatattttaattggggaacTGGGTTGAGAAATTCATATATAATGAATGGGGGCTGTAAGTTAGGAACAATTTTATACAGGGgctctgtgatttcttcttttttaaatgatgtgGCAAACTAATTTTCATAGTCTGGAGCTGTGCTGTCTAATTCTGTAGCCTATGGTTAGTTTGAGTTGAGATGTGCTGTTAAGTGTAAACTACACACTGAATTTTGAAGAATTAGTATaacaaaaatatatcaataattttatattgattacattttaaatgataatatttagGATACagtgagttaaataaaatgtattattaaaattagttttatcCTCTTTTGTGTTTACTATTATttatgtggctactagaaaatttttaattacatatttgGCTCAAATTATATTTCTAATAGATAGTGCTGATCTAAAGAGaggttttttgtttcttcccaGAAATTCCACCCTGTGGTCCAATATCAGTGCCACCCCATTTCTACTGACAGGCTTCCCAGGTCTGGAGACGTTCCATCCTTGGATTTCCatctccttctttgtctttcatgtctCCATACTCTTCAGCAATGGTGTCCTCCTCTTCCTTATCAGAGAAGACCCCACCCTTCATGAGCCCATGTACTAGTTTCTGGCTTTATTGTCAGCCACAGACCTTGGAGTGACTTtgacaatgatgcccactgtaCTTGGTGTCCTGTGGCTGGATCACAGAGAAATCAGCCACGGATCCTGCTTCTTCCAGGCCTATCTGATCCACTCACTCTCTATCATAGAGTCTGGAGTCCTGCTGGTCATGGCCTATGACCGTTGTATTGCCATCTGCAATCCCTTGAGATATTCCTCCCTTCTCACCAATGCTAAGGTGCTGAAGATAGGCTTGGGGGTTATAATGAGGGGATTTATACTCATTGTGCCCATAATCATCACACTCTTTCTGTTCCCTTACTGTAAATCCCCTGTCCTTTCTCATGCCTTCTGCTTGCACCAGGATGTGATCAAACTGGCCTGTGCTGACATCACCTTCAGTAGACTTTATCCTATAGCCCTGGTTTCTTTAACTGGTTTCTTGGACTCTGTGCTTATCTTCACCTCTTATATCCTAATCCTTAAGACTGTTATGGGAACTGCCTCAGGTAAGGAGCAGGCCAAGGCCCTAAATACCTGTGTCTCTCATCTTAGCTGTGTTCTGGTTTTTTATGTCACTGTGACTGGGCTGACCCTCATTCATCGATTTGGGAAGTATGTGCCACATATAGTTCACATTATCATGAGCTATGTCTACTTCCTCTTTCCTCCATTTATGAATCTAATCATCTACAGTGTTAAGACCAAGCAAATTTGGAATAGTATTAaccatttgctttcttttcataGAATTTGATCTATAAATTCAGAGGTATCCCCATTTCAGGATAGGTTTCCTTGAAAGGATGTATTTTACAATGTTGATGTGGCTCAGAGTCACAAGAAATCACATTCATGTCATTTAAAAGGTGATGCTCAGATTCTCAGCTTCCCCACCCTCCATCCTCAAGTACACTGATCTCAGCTCTGTTGTTGAGTTTCTGGTAGAATGTGCCCtttattctgtcattttctaCACTGGGAGAGTCACTTGTCTTTACAGATACCTGAGGCCAATGATACATGAAATGGTTGCAGAGTCTATAGAAacagaggagaaagagatagCTTGCTAGAGTTCTCAAGCACTGTTTGGAAAACATTTAATAATTCCTGTGTGCCTGATTGTGTCTCAGAGGTGATGAGGGATCTTAGACAACCTCACTGGTGCCACATAGCTCTAGAGTGGATCAGAAGTAGATACGTGTAAGATATTAGTACCAAAGAAGGCTTTGCTGCCAAAGCAACCAAAAACTAAACCAGAACTCATATTCCAACAGACACCAGCATGCTGGCTGCCCACCAAAGATTAGTGAGAAGGCTCTGAGTTGATGAGATCCGATGTCTGCCATGAAAGGATGAGATATCCAAAACACCTATAATAATATACAGTTCCATTTCTTGTACACCTGAGTTTGAATTCGGTCCTGAAATTCATATCCTGTATACATGCTTAATGAAAAAAGTTACATCAGACACTGAGGCATTCTAATAATATGAGCTTTGTCTGTATTGGGGGTGGTGGTAGTAAAATAAACTGTCTTCAAGAAATACTATAATAACTTGAAACAAGAAGATATTTACAGAATGTTCAGGTAAAGGatcctgtgtattttttttccttgtagggATCAGAATCTGTGAATCAGTATTAAaggaagataaaatatattttactagatTATCAAGATGTAAGCAGGGTTAGGGAAAATGACTCACATcaagcaaaattataaaaatacattgGCAGATATATTGCCAATGTATTCAACCAGCAATTAATCGGTGATTTTACTGGAGGGGAGGTTGCATGCCTCATATGCTGTCAGGATTCCTGGAGTAGTTTCCTGTAACTAACAGATTATCTTGCAAGGGGATTTATTCCTCCATTGAAAATGGACATTTACAAAAGTAGCATTTGAAAATCATTGATTTAGCTCTTCAATCATTGTTTGCTTTCATTCTTATTTcagtcagcttttttttttctcattttaattagtATTTACCATTGGTTTTATAAGAGGGAAGAGAATGAGCAGACCAACTGACATATGTAATAACTCAGTTTAGAAATAAACATAGGCTTTAAAACAAGAaactaaaagcaaagaaaaaggatGCATTTAAATATCATAAAGTAGCATAATATAATAGCCTAACATATAAATGTTGTATCTTGAAattaattcaaagaaaaataatgaacaagGAAAggtaattcaaatattttaaaaatacttgaagTCAATGTAATAGGCATGGCCTTTATTTTTATCatcaaaatacataaggcaaaacAGTTGATAAATGTAAGAAGATATTAATATAAATGTGGTTATCAATCAATGCTAATAAGCATATTGtcttattatatataaaatgacaTTCTAACTTTTACTGTATATACCTTCCTGGGTAACATTGACAGAGTATGTTCtatgatataaagaaaatcttACTACACTTTAAAAGGCTAAAACTGTAATCATTTTTATAACTCTTCATACAAGAAATTCATTTATGCcaaatttttcttagaaaatgaagaaaattaaaaaaaaattaattggcatAGTATGGTAAAAGGAATGCAAACTTGGAAGAAAAAAGCAGTTCTCCTTCCGCTTCCTTAACTCATAACTTTTGTGATCTTGAAAATGTCACTTAATCACTGAGTCTCAGTGATAACAAAATGCACCTTGTAAGAGTCTTGCAAGAATTGCAAAGTGAGTAGATTGCTATTCACACTAATatattccattaattatagtAATATCATCATTGACAAAGACGAAGACCTCAATATTTTGACCTGTCAACACTCAGAGTTAGGAGGGAAGAGTACTCAGCAAGTGGGGAATTGTTAACCTTATGATTTTTTCATATAGTGAAATATACAGTTGATAATTATAAAGAGTTTTAAATAGCCTTTGAAAATTATCGTACTCCTGCTTTCTCACTCAGTTACTCTCAATATATCTTTTCCTACCACACTGGGTTCTCCAGTCAACTgactcttttatttctgattccCTTATCTCTTCATTTACCTTCAAATCCCAGATAGATTTTATTGTTGAGATCTTTTGAGACTTTCAAGCCATAATCCTATGTTCTTTGCCCATTGTCAGTCCATCCTAGACATGGCACTCTCCTATAtccatttgaaaatataatacaaaacaaaacatttggtAAACACTCGGAAAacttaacttatttaatccttaccatAATTCTTAGGAGTATTTGTTTAATCACAACAATCTTTTTAACACTGCCCATCACCCCAGTTTTCTAGATGGGGATGTGCTGAGTGAGTAAAGGCGGAGAATCTATAAGAATCTGAGGATTCACATTCAAGCAGATTGGCTCCAAAGTACAGGCTCTTATCAATTAATTCTAGTAATTAATTTCTAATCTTGATCAAATCGAATTGGATTGAATCACAATTCCTAATTATCCCCAAGTCTCTTCTACTCATACTTGCCTTCCAAATTCAAGGCATACATATATAACTCTCTAGGAGATATCTCTTCCTGAATATTGTCCAAAACTGAACTGatttccttcccccttttctaaatccagaatgtaaaacaatgcctAGTACAAAATAGTCAATCAACAAATAACTGTTGATAAATGAATAAAGTCAGTCTTCATGTGACCCCTCTGTTAGTAAATGGAAATACCACCACtcagctaaattaaaaaaatacagatgtcTTTGTATTGAATCTACCACATTCAATCAGTCACCAAGTTCTATTCTTTCTAAATCTTAGAATCTCTCATCCAGCCACTTCTGTCCAACCCTACTGACAACACCTAATCACAGCTCATCAAGATTATAGTATCCTGATACTCTCTTCACTCACTCTTCCCCCTTTCAAATTTGTTCCTCATATTGCAACCAAAGTACACATGTAACAATGATTATATGACAATTTCAATTTCCCCTTATTTCACACACATTGTTTTGAGGGCAAAATCAAGACTCCTTACATGATTAGTAAGAGCCTGCTTGATCAGAAGCTGCTACTGCTGTGTTTTGTGTTGGGCTTTCCCTCATGTTTTGTTGTTCTAGCAATATTAAACTTATTTTTTGTTAGATTTCACTCTATTTCCCCTTATCCCATGACCTGTGAATGTTTTTCCCTCTGTTGGGAAACCACTACCAGACAGTAGTATGCAACTATCACCCTAACCCATCTACAACTACCATATTCCTACCTTCTCATTGTTCAATTCTCTGCTTAAttgttcaattctcagcttaaaTGCTGCTTTCTCTGGTAAGTTTTCCCTAATCCCAGAAATACCTTCTATGTGCCCCCCAAAGCACACCACATGCTGTACTGATAGTGCTATGGATTTTCATGGTAAAACATGGCACTCTTCTATACCCTTTTGAAAatataagacaaaacaaaacatttggtAAACACTTAGATAACTTAGATAAAAGACTGTTTTGATTAAACAAATACTCCTAAGAATTatggtaaggattaaataagttaagtTATCTAAGTGTTTACCAAATGTCTTTCCAGTTCCcattatatttttacattctgtGAATAAACAGACCATGCCCCACACCCTGAACTTGACACAAAATGGGCAATGACCTGAAAATAAACAGCaattttaagacaaaaaatgaaatgCCATCATTCACATGGCTGTTAACAGATTCACTGAGGTTCCTTTGGATCAGAACTAATTTCCCTaatgaaacaagaaaacaaaaatgcaactGGAATTCACAAGCAAGCAACTGGTCTACCACTGATATTGGAAGGACATGCATGAATTTCCTAAATCCTGATACCAAGGATGTTGAGAATCCCCTAATCAAGCCCTGGCATCTCCATCCCTGTAGGCATCTGAGTTTTCAGTTTCCCTCTCTCATCATTGGGTAAACACCCAAAAGGCTGGAAAACAACAGCAGAATGTCCCTCTTCTCCCCAGGAAGAAGAAAGATTGGAGAGATTAAGGAGTCTCCTGAGGGGCTAGAAGCTGAAACCTTGGGGAGGTGATTTGCACATATATGAGCTCTCTAATGGGGCCTCTTCATTGGGCTTTGAGAAGGAAGCATCTTGACTAAGTCATGAAACAGAGATGCAACAGGTCCCTATTCCAGCGGTGAGACTGCGGTCTGGGTGAGTGCCAGTAACAGAAATAAGGAATAGTTCCCCTTCTTTCTTATGTTAGATGCAGTCAAGGGAAGCACAGAGGTAGGTTTTCCAGAGGCCTGCACAGAAAACATCCTGGCTGAGACAGGCATCACCTAGAGCACagactttttcctccttttcaacAAAGGTGTTCAAGGCTAGTTTGGAGTTTCTAATCTGAGACCCATGAATAGGCATCAGGATAAGTGTGAATGCTCTGAACTAAATGTGACATTGAGTCCTCCTATCCATTTTTCTGGCTAGATcttcttagccttttttttttttttttaatttaaacacaGAACTTGaaattctctgtgtgtgtgtgtctgtctgtgtgtgtgtgtatacatttattttctcttgtaaCTTGTCTCTTGGAAAGGACATAGGTGGTTGGCAATGGTACTCcctacagaaaaaaatgtaaaaccctGGCCTTGGCCCCTTACCCCTGTGCCTCATCTCATTCAGGAGGAATGGAAGGTATGTAGAAGAGCAAATAAGGCAGAGGAGGTGTAACTCTGTCttctccatttgtttatttgGACCCCATGATGTATTCAGTATTTTCTTTTGAGGCCCAAATAGCTTTCCTATCATGTCTTTCCTCACACACCCAAGTCccctctgtcttttccttcctgcATGGTCATTAGGAGACGTTATGCTCCTATATGGTGTGCACTGGGCAGTTTTCATGGACtgttatgtgtgtgtggggtgggtaGATGGGAGGAGGTTGTTATAGCATCTAGGAATCCTACCACCTAGAAAAATGTCATTATCTGAACATCAGGTTAGTAGGATGCCTAGAATGAGTCATCATTAAGTTCAGCTGTTTCAGGATAGGGGCTATGTTTATTAAATGATTTCCCAGCAATAAATACACTGTCAGTCATGCAGCATGTGCTCAGTAACATCTGTGCTTATTCAAAAGAATAATCTTTCCACTAGTCCCAGACGACATTGGGAATGGTTCTTCTAGAGCCTTTTTATACCTTCCTGTATAGGGCAAGCCCTGAAGGGATTCATCAGCTATAGTTAAGTCAGTAACAACCAACATTTAGGGAGTCACTAAAAAATTATGTGTTCTGAGTTGAAACCTGCCTGTCAATTTCTGTACCAACACTGCCCCACATTCATCCAGACAAACAGGTCCTTGTGCTCCTGGAGTAATTTTATGAATAACTGTCAATAAAGAAACTCATACATGGTCATGCCCTATTTATGCTATGTCCTGTGGGCCTAGGTAAGGGGTAAGGATTTATGCAGTGTAGTCCTAGCCCTGAGGAAAGTATAATGAATCTGTGTCATGATAATATCTTTTTGTTCTAGAAGCCCCACCTACCTGTTTCTGGATAAAtactggggtcctctcttagtccTGGGCAAatctttgcttgtttttgtcctttatttcaaGAGGTCCAGGATATGATCTTTACACATTCTTAGTGCTACTATAGCCTTCTCTTTGTCTCGTTATTTTTCTGACACTAGCCAGGCTCTGGAGGGAAATTCAGCCTCcctatttctcaaatatttttctgataaTGAAATCTGATAATGAAGGTTTTATTATCAATCTCTGAAAGAACCTCATTAATTCTTAGGTTAATTAATGtcaggagaagctgagaaaggttTTGATTTCACAGTCTTTGGAGTTTAGATTTCTAGTTTATAattctgaatttcttttctt
This genomic stretch from Choloepus didactylus isolate mChoDid1 chromosome 6, mChoDid1.pri, whole genome shotgun sequence harbors:
- the LOC119537070 gene encoding LOW QUALITY PROTEIN: olfactory receptor 51B5-like (The sequence of the model RefSeq protein was modified relative to this genomic sequence to represent the inferred CDS: substituted 1 base at 1 genomic stop codon) — encoded protein: MDFEKDPSDLNSQVGTKDSTSPPNNQTVVQGQNNSVELSLDAQLSSTSSPLETITVRSHCTPLRNSTLWSNISATPFLLTGFPGLETFHPWISISFFVFHVSILFSNGVLLFLIREDPTLHEPMYXFLALLSATDLGVTLTMMPTVLGVLWLDHREISHGSCFFQAYLIHSLSIIESGVLLVMAYDRCIAICNPLRYSSLLTNAKVLKIGLGVIMRGFILIVPIIITLFLFPYCKSPVLSHAFCLHQDVIKLACADITFSRLYPIALVSLTGFLDSVLIFTSYILILKTVMGTASGKEQAKALNTCVSHLSCVLVFYVTVTGLTLIHRFGKYVPHIVHIIMSYVYFLFPPFMNLIIYSVKTKQIWNSINHLLSFHRI